taaaaaaaaattccaacttgCGCACACAGCACCATGCACATAAAAATCCAAGTTATATACACAGCATCATCCATAGTTCACGTAAGAAGTgcaagacatgcacacacaaagcaCCGTCCAGAGTTGGCGTTTAAAAAATCCAAAATATGTACACATAGTATCAAGAGCGTGTATCAAAGATTATCTTCCGCAATATTCCCACAGCTCCTTTCTACAATCTACTGCAGATAGATAGGTCCCTGCAAATTGCACAATGCAGCGCACACAATCACAGCCTCATCCACCAGATCAGCACCAGCCAAGCTGATTTCGTTCTTCAAGAACTTGAAGCACTTCAGGCGTCTTATCACCTGTTCCACCAGGATCCTCAGATTGGCAACTTTCTtggtcttttgcactgcagctGTTGACATCTGTGATTGGCCCCGTCGTCCTGGTGGAATGATCACTCCAAGGGATAACTGTGCACATTCAGCTGCAATGCTGAACCCCTTGTCGGCCATCAAAGATGTATGGGGAGGTAGTTTTTCAAGGAAACCAGAGTCCTTTGTCAGCTCTGTGTCCGAAATCCGCCCCTCGTATACTGCAGACACATAGCAAATGTAACTGTTTGGGCACACACCCACAAGGATCTTCAGCGTGTTGTGGTGCTTATAGTCACTCCACGTTGCAGCCTGAGTAGCCAGATCCTGGGGTGTCTCGATGAACAGCTCCGTGCAGTCTACGATTGCCACCAGATTTGTCAGGTCCCTTCCCCTGTAGCGTGCTGGTTTTGTTGCCAGCACAGTCTCCAAATCAGGGATCTGAATCATGTGGCACAGCACTGCTGACAATGCCTTCATCCACGATGTGTACAGCCTCGATGCATGACTCCTTGATACGGCAAACCGGTCCGCCAAGTCTTGAAAATCAAGGCCTAGCCGAAGCCTCATGAGAACCAACACCAGCTCATCGATGCCTCTCAGGAATCGTTTTGGACCAAACTTTGAGGGAGGCTTGCGGAAAACGCGCTTTTTCTTCTCACTTGCTTGACCCTTCCACCTTCTCACCACATACTCTTTGACGCAGTCATGGATAAGCCGAACTAGAGTTTTGCTCTTCAAGCCAGTGTAGTATTTCACATTCTCCGGTGTCAGTACATTTCGAAAAATATTTGGTGGCCTTTTTTTCTGCTTCAGACCAACTTTCAACTTCGGAACATTTTCAGCCTTAGCTTCAGGCTTTGGTAAGGGCGGCAAAGGTGTGGGGGTGCTCACTTGCACATGGGTTCCCTGAGCCAAAACCCTGCGGAGGTTCTCCAACTCCTTCCTCAGTTGAGAACACTGCAAATGAAGAGCAATGATGTCTTTCGCTAGTCGCTGGACTTGCTTAAAAAGCATGTTTGTCACAGACAGAAGCACGAAGACAGTCAGCAGTAAACCGTTGACGCTGGGGGATCTTGCCTGAGTAGTCTGGATCTCGATGACTGGGTCCTCTACATGTTGTGGCTCTGGTATGTCAGGCGGGACCAGGACTCTTTCAATCGTGTTTGTCAGCCCTCCACGTCTGGAT
The sequence above is a segment of the Littorina saxatilis isolate snail1 linkage group LG3, US_GU_Lsax_2.0, whole genome shotgun sequence genome. Coding sequences within it:
- the LOC138962227 gene encoding uncharacterized protein encodes the protein MHEFTPLPKRSRRGGLTNTIERVLVPPDIPEPQHVEDPVIEIQTTQARSPSVNGLLLTVFVLLSVTNMLFKQVQRLAKDIIALHLQCSQLRKELENLRRVLAQGTHVQVSTPTPLPPLPKPEAKAENVPKLKVGLKQKKRPPNIFRNVLTPENVKYYTGLKSKTLVRLIHDCVKEYVVRRWKGQASEKKKRVFRKPPSKFGPKRFLRGIDELVLVLMRLRLGLDFQDLADRFAVSRSHASRLYTSWMKALSAVLCHMIQIPDLETVLATKPARYRGRDLTNLVAIVDCTELFIETPQDLATQAATWSDYKHHNTLKILVGVCPNSYICYVSAVYEGRISDTELTKDSGFLEKLPPHTSLMADKGFSIAAECAQLSLGVIIPPGRRGQSQMSTAAVQKTKKVANLRILVEQVIRRLKCFKFLKNEISLAGADLVDEAVIVCAALCNLQGPIYLQ